In Pectobacterium aroidearum, the following are encoded in one genomic region:
- a CDS encoding sucrose-specific PTS transporter subunit IIBC, giving the protein MDINKTAAALIPLLGGKENIASAAHCATRLRLVLNDDNLADKKAIENVDGVKGCFQNAGQMQIIFGTGLVNKVYAEFIKAAGISESSKSEAASIAAKKLNPLQRLARLLSNIFVPIMPAIIASGLLMGLLGMIKTYGWVDASSAIFVMLDMFSSAAFIILPILIGFTAAREFGGNPYLGATLGGILTHPALTNAWGVAGGFQTMHFFGMDIAMIGYQGTVFPVLLAVWFMSIVEKRLRKIVPDALDIIVTPFLTVIISGFVAMLIIGPAGRALGDGISFLLSTLITHAGWLAGLLFGGLYSAIVITGVHHSFHAIEAGLLGNPNIGVNFLLPIWAMANVAQGGACLAVYFKTRDAKTRAIAVPAGLSCLLGITEAAIFGINLRFIKPFLAALAGGALGGAWVVFNHVNMTAVGLTGFPGLAIVQGGSMLNYLIGMFIAFGAAFTLSLLLKYKTDSE; this is encoded by the coding sequence ATGGATATCAACAAAACCGCCGCCGCGCTCATCCCCCTTCTTGGCGGAAAAGAGAATATCGCCAGCGCGGCTCACTGTGCGACTCGTCTGCGTCTGGTACTGAATGACGACAATTTGGCAGACAAGAAAGCCATCGAGAACGTTGACGGCGTGAAAGGCTGCTTCCAGAACGCCGGACAAATGCAGATTATTTTCGGTACGGGACTGGTTAACAAGGTGTATGCCGAGTTCATCAAAGCGGCAGGCATCAGCGAATCGAGCAAGTCCGAAGCGGCCTCCATCGCAGCGAAAAAGCTGAACCCACTGCAACGTCTGGCGCGCCTGCTATCAAACATCTTCGTCCCTATCATGCCGGCGATTATCGCTTCCGGTCTGTTGATGGGGCTGCTCGGCATGATCAAGACCTACGGCTGGGTCGATGCCAGCAGCGCAATCTTCGTGATGCTGGATATGTTCAGCTCCGCTGCATTTATCATTTTGCCCATCCTGATCGGTTTTACTGCCGCGCGGGAATTCGGCGGTAACCCCTATCTGGGCGCGACGCTGGGCGGCATTCTGACCCACCCAGCGCTGACCAACGCCTGGGGCGTCGCGGGTGGCTTCCAGACCATGCATTTTTTCGGCATGGACATCGCCATGATCGGCTATCAGGGTACCGTGTTTCCGGTCCTGCTGGCCGTCTGGTTCATGAGCATCGTGGAAAAGCGCCTGCGTAAAATCGTCCCTGACGCATTGGATATCATCGTCACGCCTTTCCTTACGGTCATCATTTCCGGTTTCGTTGCGATGTTGATCATCGGTCCGGCTGGGCGCGCGCTGGGCGACGGCATCTCTTTCTTACTCAGCACGTTGATTACTCACGCGGGCTGGCTGGCCGGATTGCTGTTCGGCGGTCTCTATTCCGCCATCGTCATCACTGGTGTTCATCACAGCTTCCATGCCATTGAAGCCGGCCTGCTGGGCAACCCTAATATCGGTGTCAACTTCCTGCTGCCAATTTGGGCGATGGCGAACGTGGCACAGGGCGGCGCGTGTCTGGCGGTATACTTCAAAACGCGTGATGCCAAAACCCGAGCGATTGCCGTTCCCGCAGGGCTGTCTTGCCTGCTGGGCATCACTGAAGCCGCGATATTTGGTATAAATCTGCGCTTCATTAAACCGTTCCTGGCTGCACTGGCTGGCGGTGCGCTTGGTGGCGCGTGGGTCGTCTTCAATCACGTCAATATGACGGCCGTCGGGCTGACCGGTTTTCCAGGTCTGGCCATTGTGCAAGGAGGATCGATGCTTAACTACCTGATTGGGATGTTCATTGCGTTCGGTGCCGCCTTTACCCTGTCCTTATTGCTGAAATATAAAACGGATAGCGAATAA
- a CDS encoding LacI family DNA-binding transcriptional regulator, with protein MKPTKRITISDIAALAGVSKSTASLVLNGRSKEFRVSDETRDRILAVAHEQRYQPSIHARSLRSSRSNTLGLVVPEMTNYGFAVISRELEMLCREAGLQLLIACTDENASQEMMAVNSLVQRQVDGLIVASSLLSDIEYQKINQQLPVIQFDRVIGDSTLPMVISEAVESTAEMVERIARQHRDEFYFLGGQPRISPTRHRLEGFQLGLARAGIDSKPEWIIHGSYHPSAGYEMFAQLCATLGRPPKALFVAACGLMEGVLRYMNQHNLMESGIRLCCFDDHYLFDCLPLKIDTVAQDCENLARNSFEMVTSLIAQQPLEEDRRYIPTRIHWRHPDSRA; from the coding sequence GTGAAACCGACTAAACGCATAACAATCAGTGACATCGCCGCGCTGGCCGGTGTATCAAAATCCACCGCCAGTCTGGTACTTAACGGACGTAGCAAAGAGTTTCGCGTTTCTGATGAAACCCGCGATCGCATTTTGGCCGTCGCGCATGAGCAGCGTTATCAGCCCAGCATTCACGCCCGTTCGCTGCGTTCCTCACGCAGCAACACGCTGGGTTTGGTGGTGCCAGAAATGACCAACTACGGCTTTGCCGTGATTTCCCGCGAGCTGGAGATGCTGTGCCGAGAAGCAGGGCTACAGTTGCTGATTGCCTGCACCGACGAAAACGCCAGTCAGGAGATGATGGCGGTGAACAGTCTGGTTCAGCGTCAGGTCGATGGTCTGATTGTCGCCTCCAGCCTATTGAGCGATATCGAATATCAGAAAATTAATCAGCAGTTACCTGTCATACAATTTGACCGGGTGATTGGTGATTCCACGCTGCCGATGGTGATTTCCGAAGCGGTAGAATCCACGGCAGAAATGGTCGAACGTATCGCTCGCCAACATCGTGACGAGTTCTATTTCCTTGGCGGCCAGCCGAGAATCTCTCCAACTCGCCACCGTCTGGAAGGCTTCCAGCTCGGGCTGGCACGCGCAGGCATCGACAGCAAGCCGGAATGGATTATTCATGGCAGCTATCACCCCAGCGCGGGTTATGAAATGTTTGCCCAACTGTGTGCAACGCTGGGTCGTCCGCCAAAAGCGCTGTTTGTCGCCGCCTGTGGCCTAATGGAAGGCGTGCTGCGTTATATGAACCAACATAACCTGATGGAAAGCGGCATCCGACTATGCTGCTTTGACGATCACTATCTGTTTGATTGTTTACCGCTGAAAATCGACACCGTGGCGCAGGATTGTGAAAATCTGGCACGCAACAGCTTTGAGATGGTAACCAGCCTGATTGCACAGCAGCCGCTTGAAGAAGATCGACGCTACATCCCGACACGGATTCACTGGCGTCACCCTGACTCGCGGGCATAG
- the exbB gene encoding tol-pal system-associated acyl-CoA thioesterase produces the protein MKTAVSNTTQQVLSTWQKKRGAFSAFSRSVLVILLCTAGLSGNAFAAPATAPLSTENAATASQPAVASPAAPVTADVQAPASALALPASAAPGTNNLMKTDLSVWGMYQHADAVVKTVMIGLLLASVITWAIFFSKSVEMSGAKRRLRREYLALEQAKTLDDALETADAFKTGSVAQQLLVDAQNELELSARSDDNNGIKERTAFRLERRVAATGRHMGRGNGYLATVGAVAPFVGLFGTVWGIMNSFIGIAQTQTTNLAVVAPGIAEALLATAIGLVAAIPAVVIYNVFARSIASYKAMVGDVAAQVLLLQSRDLDVAASNDNRASSAAHKLRVG, from the coding sequence GTGAAGACGGCTGTCAGTAATACAACTCAACAGGTGTTATCAACCTGGCAAAAAAAACGTGGCGCGTTCAGCGCATTTTCCCGTAGCGTGCTGGTTATCCTGCTGTGTACGGCGGGACTAAGTGGAAATGCGTTTGCGGCTCCTGCAACGGCACCGTTATCAACAGAGAATGCTGCTACTGCCTCTCAGCCTGCTGTGGCGTCTCCTGCTGCCCCTGTGACTGCTGATGTACAGGCACCTGCGTCCGCACTCGCGCTGCCTGCCAGTGCGGCACCGGGCACCAATAACCTGATGAAAACCGATTTATCCGTCTGGGGTATGTACCAGCACGCTGATGCCGTGGTGAAAACGGTGATGATCGGCTTGCTGCTGGCCTCCGTGATTACCTGGGCGATCTTCTTCAGTAAAAGTGTTGAGATGTCTGGTGCGAAACGCCGACTGCGCCGTGAGTATCTGGCGCTGGAACAGGCGAAAACGCTGGATGATGCGCTGGAAACGGCGGACGCGTTCAAAACTGGCAGCGTTGCACAGCAACTGCTGGTGGATGCGCAGAACGAACTGGAACTTTCCGCACGTTCTGATGACAACAACGGGATTAAAGAACGTACCGCATTTCGTCTGGAACGTCGCGTGGCGGCTACTGGTCGTCATATGGGGCGTGGTAACGGCTATCTGGCAACGGTCGGTGCGGTTGCGCCGTTCGTGGGGCTGTTCGGTACGGTATGGGGCATCATGAACAGCTTCATCGGTATTGCACAGACGCAAACCACCAATCTGGCGGTGGTCGCACCGGGGATCGCAGAAGCCCTGCTGGCGACGGCGATTGGTCTGGTTGCCGCAATTCCTGCGGTGGTTATCTATAACGTCTTTGCACGTTCGATCGCCAGCTACAAAGCGATGGTCGGCGATGTGGCTGCACAAGTGCTGCTGCTGCAAAGCCGCGATCTCGACGTGGCTGCCAGCAACGACAACCGGGCGTCTTCAGCAGCGCATAAACTGCGGGTGGGTTAA
- the exbD gene encoding TonB system transport protein ExbD, whose protein sequence is MAMHLKEDVSDDGEMHDINVTPFIDVMLVLLIIFMVAAPLATVDIRVDLPASSAAPQPRPEKPLYLTVKADKQMFLGEEVVSEQSLAQVLDAKTSANKETTIFFQADKSVDYETIMSVMDSLRKAGYLKVGLVGAETAAAK, encoded by the coding sequence ATGGCGATGCATTTGAAGGAGGACGTGAGTGATGACGGTGAAATGCATGACATTAACGTCACGCCGTTCATTGACGTCATGCTGGTTCTGCTGATTATCTTCATGGTGGCGGCACCGCTGGCAACAGTGGACATTCGTGTCGATTTGCCTGCGTCATCGGCAGCGCCGCAGCCGCGACCGGAAAAACCGCTTTATCTGACGGTAAAAGCGGATAAGCAAATGTTTCTGGGAGAAGAGGTCGTTAGCGAGCAGTCGCTGGCTCAGGTGCTGGACGCGAAAACCAGTGCTAACAAAGAAACGACGATCTTCTTTCAGGCAGATAAAAGCGTCGATTATGAAACCATCATGAGCGTGATGGATTCACTGCGTAAAGCGGGCTACCTCAAGGTTGGCTTGGTTGGTGCGGAAACCGCTGCCGCTAAATAA
- a CDS encoding sucrose-6-phosphate hydrolase: MKEVHLLKRMAHALMSGHSRKQEDPYRPEWHLSPCVGLLNDPNGFIHHKGRYHLFYQWNPLSCAHGAKFWGHWSSADLVNWTHEPVALVPSESYESHGCYSGSAVVDQGAIMLMYTGNVKYDDGSRTAFQCLARENPNGEYDKLGAVLTLPDGYTGHVRDPKVWRHDDHWYMVLGAQDLDLQGKVLLYRSDDLLAWEKIGEIAGSRLGGLGDFGYMWECPDLLPLDGKDVLICCPQGVPAEEERYLNTFQAGYVIGSLNYDNGAYPHQDFHELDLGFEFYAPQTTLSEDGRRLLFGWMSIPDENEFFEPTIEYGWIHTMTCPRELTLRGDRVYQRPAHELQQLRRQHYTWHGAADYASPLHANSAEILITVQGEFQLSLASQLVLCWDGERVTLSRRNRRTGEPEHRYWRGELSQLQILCDRSSVEIFINDGEAVMSARYFPESEATMTFSGSGRLTLQHWLLAPCVIE; the protein is encoded by the coding sequence ATGAAGGAAGTCCACTTATTAAAGCGCATGGCGCACGCCCTGATGTCAGGTCACTCACGGAAACAGGAAGACCCGTATCGCCCGGAATGGCATCTGTCCCCTTGTGTTGGTCTGCTCAACGATCCGAACGGATTTATTCATCACAAGGGGCGTTACCATCTGTTTTATCAGTGGAATCCTTTGTCTTGTGCCCACGGAGCGAAGTTCTGGGGGCACTGGAGCTCTGCCGATCTGGTGAACTGGACACATGAGCCCGTCGCACTGGTGCCGAGCGAAAGCTATGAAAGCCACGGCTGCTACTCTGGCTCTGCCGTGGTGGATCAGGGTGCGATCATGCTGATGTATACGGGTAACGTGAAATACGACGACGGCTCGCGTACCGCGTTTCAGTGCCTCGCCCGTGAGAATCCTAACGGTGAATATGACAAGCTGGGAGCGGTTCTCACTCTCCCTGACGGCTACACCGGACACGTTCGCGATCCCAAAGTGTGGCGTCATGACGACCATTGGTACATGGTGCTCGGTGCACAGGATCTCGACCTACAGGGGAAAGTGCTGCTCTACCGTTCTGACGATCTGCTGGCATGGGAAAAGATCGGCGAGATCGCCGGTTCCCGTCTAGGCGGACTCGGGGATTTTGGCTACATGTGGGAATGCCCGGACCTGTTACCGTTAGATGGAAAAGACGTACTGATTTGTTGTCCGCAAGGCGTTCCCGCCGAAGAAGAGCGCTACCTGAATACCTTTCAGGCTGGCTATGTTATCGGCTCACTCAATTACGACAATGGTGCTTACCCGCATCAGGACTTCCACGAACTGGATCTCGGCTTCGAGTTTTATGCCCCACAAACCACGCTGAGTGAAGATGGGCGACGCCTGCTGTTCGGCTGGATGTCGATTCCCGATGAGAATGAATTTTTTGAACCGACGATCGAATACGGCTGGATCCATACCATGACCTGCCCACGCGAACTCACGCTGCGTGGCGATCGCGTTTATCAACGTCCCGCGCATGAACTGCAGCAGCTACGCAGGCAACATTACACCTGGCACGGTGCCGCAGACTACGCCTCTCCGCTCCATGCCAACAGCGCGGAAATCCTTATCACCGTTCAGGGAGAATTCCAGCTCAGCCTCGCCTCTCAGTTGGTTCTCTGCTGGGATGGAGAACGCGTCACGCTGAGCCGTCGCAACCGCCGCACTGGCGAACCCGAGCACCGCTACTGGCGCGGCGAGCTGAGCCAATTGCAGATACTGTGCGATCGCTCCAGCGTTGAAATCTTCATCAACGACGGTGAGGCCGTGATGTCTGCGCGTTATTTCCCAGAAAGTGAAGCGACCATGACGTTCAGCGGCTCTGGGCGATTAACGCTACAGCACTGGCTGTTAGCGCCATGCGTGATAGAATAA